One window of the Plasmodium vivax chromosome 2, whole genome shotgun sequence genome contains the following:
- a CDS encoding actin, putative (encoded by transcript PVX_081570A): MNEYAKQLFSNQPIIIDNGSGYIKSGFAGDDVPNLVFPSYVGRPKYKRVMAGAVEGNIFVGNKAEEYRGLLKVTYPINHGIIENWNDMENIWIHVYNSMKINSEEHPVLLTEAPLNPQKNKEKIAEVFFESFNVPALFISIQAILSLYSCGKTNGTVLDCGDGVCHCVSIYEGYSITNTITRTDVAGRDITTYLGYLLRKNGHLFNTSAEMEVVKNMKENCCYVSFNMNKEKNSSEKALTTLPYILPDGSQILIGSERYRAPEVLFNPSILGLEYLGLSELIVTSITRADMDLRRTLYSHIVLSGGTTMFHGFGDRLLNEIRKFAPKDITIRISAPPERKFSTFIGGSILASLATFKKIWISKQEFDEYGSVILHRKTF; this comes from the exons ATGAACGAATATGCCAAACAACTTTTTTCAAACCAGCCCATCATAATAGACAATGGGAGTGGGTATATAAAATCGGGGTTCGCGGGGGATGATGTGCCGAACCTTGTGTTTCCTTCTTA CGTGGGGAGGCCCAAGTACAAGCGGGTCATGGCCGGAGCGGTGGAGGGCAACATCTTCGTGGGGAACAAGGCG GAGGAGTACAGAGGCCTCCTCAAGGTGACCTACCCCATCAACCACGGCATTATTGAAAATTGGAACGACATGGAAAATATTTGGATCCACGTCTACAACTCGATGAAGATAAACTCGGAGGAG CACCCCGTGCTGCTGACCGAGGCCCCGCTGAACCCCCAGAAgaacaaggaaaaaatcgcGGAAGTCTTTTTCGAGTCTTTCAATGTGCCTGCGCTGTTCATCTCCATCCAGGCCATTTTATCTTTGTACTCCTGCGGGAAGACCAACGGCACGGTGCTCGATTGCGGGGACGGCGTATGCCACTGTGTGTCCATTTATGAAG GCTACAGCATAACCAACACGATAACCCGGACGGACGTCGCGGGCCGAGACATCACGACCTACCTGGGCTACCTGTTAAGGAAAAACGGCCACCTGTTCAACACCTCAGCCGAAATggaagttgtaaaaaatatgaaggaGAACTGCTGCTACGTCTCTTTCAACATGAACAAGGAGAAAAACTCATCGGAGAAGGCCCTCACGACTTTGCCGTATATCCTGCCGGACGGGTCGCAAATACTG ATCGGCTCGGAGAGGTACAGGGCCCCCGAGGTTCTCTTCAACCCCTCCATCCTTGGGCTGGAATATTTGG GCCTGTCGGAACTTATCGTTACGTCCATAACGCGAGCGGACATGGACCTACGACGGACACTATACTCCCACATCGTGTTGTCTGGCGGCACGACCATGTTTCACG GATTTGGTGATCGGTTACTGAACGAAATAAGGAAGTTCGCCCCAAAGGATATTACG ATTCGCATTAGCGCCCCTCCTGAGCGCAAGTTCAGCACGTTCATCGGGGGATCCATTCTGGCCTCTTTGGCCACCTTTAAGAAGATATGGATTTCGAAGCAG GAATTTGACGAATACGGCTCTGTGATACTCCACAGGAAGACCTTTTGA
- a CDS encoding hypothetical protein, conserved (encoded by transcript PVX_081560A): MWTNILKSFFLFCLINAHLNFFFGQDNHSLGGHLATDRTAHNDSALRNRMLQEEKPHCDQWTEWSECSKSCDIGVKLRVRSSSQKEYSRECSNITETTVCFLNNCSDSKETRERDEKEQRENEKNSAKRKYLLILSIFSAINVVILLVCVIMSIKKKVI; this comes from the exons ATGTGGACGAACATCTTAAAGTCGTTTTTCTTGTTTTGCTTAATAAACGCACACCTGa ACTTTTTCTTCGGGCAAGACAACCACTCCCTAGGAGGACACCTTGCGACAGACAG AACCGCTCACAATGACTCCGCTTTACGAAATCGGATGCTTCAAGAAGAAAAGCCCCACTGCGACCAGTGGACGGAGTGGTCCGAATGTTCAAAGTCCTGCGACATAGGAGTCAAACTGAGGGTTCGATCCAGCAGCCAAAAGGAATACTCCCGAGAATGCTCCAACATCACAGAAACTACCGTTTGCTTCTTGAACAATTGCTCAGACTCGAAGGAAACAAGAGAGCGAGacgaaaaagaacaaagagaaaatgaaaaaaacagtGCCAAGCGAAAGTATCTGCTAATTTTGAGCATCTTCTCAGCCATAAACGTAGTCATACTGCTCGTATGCGTAATTATGTCCATCAAGAAAAAAGTCATCTAA
- a CDS encoding hypothetical protein, conserved (encoded by transcript PVX_081565A): MARLLLALVGLLCWFANRQTCAWGSSTNSGSGGMYVSPAHSFNSPFTVNDLNNGWVINYSTASTNKYLVLIPNVYNRRGFLYHSKPLLSDTLNIEFSFHIKKQLYREHIDDSYYKTNQVKETVYKTATEEKNKINGFAFWLLPNEFSLQNVNAEGEKQLEEDQFGLYGFKKDFNGIGVGFQLRANDLVLSGLINNGKKNLNVKENVTKSYNLSLLSMDELVYVKITTQKNEMRVYLFNASNNSYIHSLTVKKQIPRENYIGFSAFNYKENELLPDTHAEKYVPTFVGITHVSISSSDIFPDGQQGEYSGKEADSMDESEEQHLGNDPSDVLSGQDSSHPNYHGYHNQAEALNSLNATLQQFMSYQISSEKKILQSLNTLQESIQYLHAELKQVKKNVVTKSEDPKHFQKIFTTELSGLKSLFHSHAQHSKKNMEDITDRLTKRINENQELKLLAEKAQKLETIISKGNSTSYHFSFAFAALIILTLILIYKKIRDVDKKHIL, translated from the coding sequence ATGGCGAGGCTCCTGTTGGCCCTCGTGGGCCTGCTGTGCTGGTTTGCAAACCGGCAAACGTGCGCGTGGGGGAGCTCCACCAACAGTGGGAGCGGCGGCATGTACGTCTCCCCCGCGCACTCGTTCAACTCTCCCTTCACCGTAAACGACCTGAACAACGGCTGGGTCATCAACTACTCCACGGCCAGCACAAACAAGTACCTGGTGCTCATCCCAAACGTGTATAACCGAAGGGGATTCCTCTACCACAGCAAGCCACTCCTCTCGGATACCCTAAACATAGAATTCAGTTTCCACATAAAGAAGCAGCTCTACAGGGAGCACATAGACGACAGCTACTACAAAACTAATCAGGTGAAAGAAACAGTTTATAAAACCGCTACagaggaaaagaacaaaataaatggcTTCGCCTTTTGGTTGCTACCCAACGAGTTTTCCCTGCAAAATGTAAATGCAGAAGGAGAGAAGCAACTTGAAGAAGATCAGTTTGGGCTGTATGGTTTTAAAAAGGATTTCAACGGCATCGGGGTGGGCTTCCAATTACGCGCAAACGATTTAGTACTATCGGGATTAATTAACAATGGGAAGAAGAATCTCAACGTGAAGGAGAATGTCACGAAGAGTTACAATCTGAGCCTACTGAGCATGGACGAGCTGGTCTATGTAAAGATAACCACacagaaaaacgaaatgagaGTTTACTTGTTCAATGCGAGCAACAACAGCTATATTCACAGCTTAACGGTGAAGAAACAAATACCGAGGGAGAATTACATCGGGTTTAGTGCCTTTAATTATAAAGAGAATGAGTTGCTGCCCGACACGCATGCGGAAAAGTATGTGCCAACCTTTGTGGGCATCACACACGTTTCCATCTCGAGTAGCGACATTTTCCCAGACGGCCAGCAGGGAGAGTACTCAGGGAAAGAAGCAGATTCGATGGATGAAAGTGAGGAGCAGCACTTGGGGAATGACCCCAGTGATGTCCTCAGCGGACAGGACTCCAGTCACCCGAACTACCATGGCTACCACAACCAAGCGGAAGCGCTCAACTCCCTCAACGCGACGCTGCAACAATTTATGTCCTACCAAATAAGTagcgagaaaaaaatcctGCAAAGCCTTAACACCCTGCAGGAGAGTATCCAATACCTACACGCAGAGTTAAagcaagtaaaaaaaaatgtagtgaCCAAGAGTGAAGATCCCAAGCACTTTCAAAAGATTTTCACCACAGAGTTGAGTGGCCTCAAAAGTTTATTCCATTCGCATGCACAGCATAGCAAGAAAAATATGGAGGACATCACGGATAGGCTGACCAAACGGATTAATGAGAATCAGGAATTGAAGCTGCTCGCGGAGAAGGCCCAGAAGCTGGAGACCATCATCAGCAAGGGCAACAGCACGTCGTACCACTTTTCGTTTGCCTTTGCTGCCCTCATCATTTTGACGCTCATTTTGATTTACAAGAAGATCAGGGACGTCGATAAGAAGCACATTTTGTGA